The following coding sequences are from one Capsicum annuum cultivar UCD-10X-F1 chromosome 3, UCD10Xv1.1, whole genome shotgun sequence window:
- the LOC107861584 gene encoding pumilio homolog 5, with the protein MTTESPMRIIEGSRKEDWVSSKDTVSFASPMNEVAADELGLLLKGHKIHGHNRNKAPNRSGSAPPSMEGSFSAFGNLVHDQSSSQKLTSLDIAMQSWQSEEQMRSDPSYFAYYNSNVNLNPRLPPPIISRENRHLAHHFADPGDSCQLKSSENSGDGSLHVTRSSLSTHDEEPEDENLPQSTLDGLVQSSASGQHVASFAGQHKSLVDLIQEDFPRTPSPVYSQCRPSGHVAVEEPTDSDIQSLTLEGLSLDISNKQADACADVSGDHDIAASDQPLAITLEKESCDDSLGRSHSPQKDEIPGNDARLVNELLVSDEVESGISRISKKVQAPEVSRNKDEQYFHSRNAVEQQQQQQYHSQRSTTYQVNGPQVQADTLGTNTLQSSLAKGYGPSWFSSVEVQAAPPSSGLTPPLYATAAAYMASGNPYYSNLSPSGGYAPQYNVGGYALGSPSLSPFLSGYPSMHINAGSGRSISGQSVAPRENIPQVGDLHHLSKFYGHHGLMVHPSFPDPLHMQYIHHPHPVDGSQTSPGQYMRFPSPGLFGHEIDAYASQKEPNLPYIVEQNFLRPPIGSMNLPSPGKMIIPGNNYFGSPSGLGFTQQFPASPLGSPVLPGSPVGRRNEMKHAPGSGRNNGLYSGWPAERGSGSLNDSKRHSFLEELKQSSARRIDLSDIAGRVVEFSVDQHGSRFIQQKLENCSIEEKASVFKEILPHASKLITDVFGNYVIQKFFEHGSHEERKMLACQLAGQMLPLSLQMYGCRVIQKALEVIDLDQKTELVHELNGHVMRCVRDQNGNHVIQKCIECIPTEKICFIISSFQGQVAILSTHPYGCRVIQRVLEHCSENSQSQCIVHEILESAYALAQDQYGNYVTQHVLERGRPHERSRIIGKLTGNVVQLSQHKYASNVVEKCLEYGDSAEREILIEEILAESEGNDCLLTMMKDQFANYVVQKILDISNNKHREILLSRIRVHLHALKKYTYGKHIVARFEQLSEQLSDEDIGTSEL; encoded by the exons ATGACAACTGAGAGCCCTATGAGAATAATCGAAGGCAGTAGAAAAGAAGACTGGGTTTCTTCCAAGGACACGGTATCCTTTGCATCCCCTATGAATGAAGTGGCAGCTGATGAACTGGGATTGCTTCTTAAAGGTCATAAGATTCATGGCCATAACAGAAACAAGGCTCCAAATCGTAGTGGTAGTGCGCCTCCAAGTATGGAGGGTTCATTTTCAGCTTTTGGTAACCTTGTCCATGATCAAAGCTCCAGCCAGAAGTTGACAAGCCTAGACATTGCCATGCAGAGCTGGCAGTCTGAAGAACAGATGCGTTCTGATCCCTCCTATTTTGCATACTACAACTCTAATGTCAACTTGAATCCTAGGCTTCCTCCTCCTATTATTTCAAGGGAGAACAGGCACCTGGCACACCATTTTGCAGATCCGGGTGATAGCTGCCAGTTAAAATCTTCTGAGAATAGTGGAGATGGATCCTTGCATGTGACTAGAAGTTCTCTTTCGACTCATGATGAGGAGCCTGAAGATGAAAATTTACCACAAAGCACTTTAGATGGTCTGGTCCAAAGTAGTGCTTCAGGACAGCACGTGGCCTCCTTTGCAGGTCAACATAAAAGTTTGGTTGACCTAATCCAG GAGGACTTCCCTCGTACTCCCTCACCAGTTTACAGTCAATGTCGGCCCTCTGGTCATGTTGCTGTGGAGGAACCAACTGATTCTGATATTCAATCTCTTACATTGGAAGGTCTCTCCCTCGATATTTCAAATAAACAAGCAGATGCTTGTGCGGATGTATCAGGTGACCATGATATAGCTGCCTCCGATCAGCCTTTGGCCATTACACTTGAAAAAGAATCTTGTGATGACAGTCTTGGGAGGTCTCATTCCCCTCAGAAGGATGAAATACCAGGTAATGATGCACGTCTGGTGAATGAGCTCTTAGTCAGTGATGAGGTAGAATCAGGTATTTCAaggatttcaaagaaagttcagGCTCCAGAGGTTAGTAGAAACAAGGATGAACAGTATTTTCACAGCAGGAATGCAGTAGAACAGCAACAACAGCAGCAGTACCACTCCCAACGAAGCACGACTTACCAAGTTAATGGCCCACAAGTTCAAGCAGACACTCTTGGGACTAATACGTTACAGAGTAGCctagcaaaaggttatggtcctAGCTGGTTCTCCTCAGTTGAGGTACAAGCAGCTCCTCCAAGTTCTGGCCTGACACCTCCTCTGTATGCAACAGCTGCGGCCTATATGGCTTCTGGTAACCCTTATTATTCTAACCTAAGTCCATCTGGTGGATATGCCCCTCAATACAATGTAGGGGGGTATGCTTTGGGTTCGCCTTCCCTTTCTCCATTTTTGTCTGGATATCCATCTATGCATATTAATGCCGGTTCTGGGCGAAGCATTAGTGGTCAAAGTGTTGCACCAAGGGAAAACATTCCACAAGTTGGTGATCTGCATCATTTATCCAAGTTTTATGGGCATCATGGATTAATGGTGCATCCTTCTTTCCCGGATCCTCTTCATATGCAGTACATTCATCATCCTCATCCTGTTGATGGTTCACAAACTTCTCCTGGTCAGTATATGAGGTTTCCTTCGCCTGGTCTGTTTGGGCATGAAATTGATGCTTATGCCTCGCAGAAGGAGCCAAATCTCCCCTATATTGTTGAACAGAATTTTCTTCGTCCGCCAATTGGAAGTATGAACTTACCAAGTCCTGGCAAAATGATAATTCCTGGTAATAATTATTTTGGAAGTCCATCGGGCCTGGGATTCACGCAACAATTTCCGGCCTCGCCTCTTGGTAGTCCTGTACTGCCAGGATCCCCTGTGGGAAGAAGGAACGAAATGAAACATGCCCCTGGTTCAGGTAGAAATAATGGATTGTATTCTGGATGGCCTGCAGAAAGGGGTTCTGGTAGCTTGAATGACTCGAAAAGACATTCATTTCTCGAAGAACTGAAACAAAGCAGTGCTCGAAGAATTGATCTCTCTGATATTGCTGGTCGTGTTGTTGAATTCAG TGTTGATCAGCATGGGAGTCGGTTTATACAGCAGAAGTTGGAAAATTGTAGTATTGAAGAGAAAGCATCTGTTTTCAAAGAAATCCTTCCACATGCTTCAAAACTAATAACAGATGTTTTTGGGAACTATGTCATTCAAAAG TTCTTTGAGCATGGAAGTCATGAGGAAAGAAAGATGCTGGCATGTCAATTAGCAGGGCAGATGCTGCCTTTAAGTTTGCAAATGTATGGCTGTCGTGTTATTCAAAAG GCCCTGGAAGTCATCGATCTTGATCAGAAAACGGAACTTGTCCATGAACTCAATGGGCATGTAATGAGGTGCGTACGAGATCAAAATGGGAACCATGTTATCCAAAAATGCATTGAGTGCATACCTACCGAAAAAATTTGCTTTATTATCTCCTCATTCCAAGGCCAAGTAGCCATACTGTCTACTCATCCTTATGGTTGTCGCGTAATCCAG AGAGTATTGGAACATTGTTCAGAAAACTCTCAAAGTCAGTGTATAGTGCATGAAATCTTGGAATCTGCTTATGCTCTTGCTCAAGATCAGTATGGGAACTATGTCACCCAG CATGTTCTGGAGAGGGGAAGGCCACATGAAAGAAGTCGAATTATTGGAAAATTGACCGGAAATGTTGTACAGTTAAGCCAACACAAATATGCCTCAAACGTTGTTGAGAAGTGTCTAGAATATGGTGATTCTGCTGAGAGGGAGATCTTGATTGAGGAGATTCTAGCAGAGTCGGAGGGAAATGATTGTTTGCTG ACGATGATGAAGGACCAATTTGCGAATTATGTGGTCCAGAAGATTCTCGATATTAGCAACAATAAGCACCGAGAAATTCTGCTAAGCCGAATCAGAGTTCATCTTCATGCTTTGAAGAAATACACCTATGGAAAACACATAGTGGCTCGATTTGAACAGCTCTCTGAGCAACTGTCTGATGAAG ATATTGGAACCTCTGAACTCTAG
- the LOC107861585 gene encoding probable mitochondrial adenine nucleotide transporter BTL1 has translation MTAESESQKKSYCLVGGDVYGYGGVILVPKDLHLFPNKDPQINLQLNLPDVGRAFNDFMRTREVAEFLSGALAGAMTKAVLAPLETIRTRMVVGVGSRNIGASFVQVIEQQGWQGLWAGNTINMLRIIPTQAIELGTFECVKRAMTSAQEKWMDTASPKLHIGNASLSFSLSWLSPVAVAGAAAGVVSTLACHPLEVLKDRLTVNPEVYPSLRIAVHKIYKEGGILGLYAGLGPTLIGMLPYSTCYYFMYETIKKSYCQAQKKESLSRAEMLLVGAFSGLTASTISYPLEVARKRLMVGALQGKCPPHMVAALSEVVREEGLLGLYRGWGASCLKVMPSSGITWMFYEAWKDILLADRRHS, from the exons ATGACTGCGGAATCGGAATCGCAGAAGAAGAGTTACTGTCTAGTCGGGGGAGATGTATATGGTTATGGTGGTGTCATCCTTGTACCAAAGGACTTGCACCTTTTTCCTAACAAGGACCCTCAAATTAACCTTCAACTCAACTTACCTGACGTCGGCCGAGCCTTCAAC GATTTTATGAGGACGAGAGAAGTTGCTGAATTTCTCAGTGGGGCTTTGGCTGGGGCCATGACCAAGGCCGTTCTAGCTCCTCTTGAAACTATCAG GACAAGAATGGTAGTCGGTGTTGGGTCCAGAAACATTGGTGCAAGTTTTGTTCAGGTTATTGAACAACAAGGTTGGCAAGGGCTGTGGGCAGGTAACACAATTAACATGCTACGGATAATTCCTACACAGGCAATTGAACTCGGTACATTTGAATGTGTCAAGCGAGCAATGACTTCGGCACAAGAGAAATGGATGGACACTGCTAGCCCTAAACTACATATTGGTAATGCTAGCCTGAGCTTTTCTCTCTCATGGCTATCGCCAGTTGCTGTTGCTGGTGCTGCTGCAGGAGTTGTAAGCACACTTGCATGTCATCCGCTTGAAGTGCTCAAG GATCGGTTGACTGTAAATCCTGAGGTCTACCCCAGTCTACGCATTGCAGTTCACAAGATTTACAAGGAGGGCGGAATCTTAGGCTTGTATGCTGGACTTGGGCCAACATTAATTGGCATGCTCCCATATAGCACCTGTTACTATTTCATGTACGAGACAATTAAGAAATCATATTGCCAAGCACAGAAGAAAGAATCTCTAAGTCGTGCGGAGATGCTTCTAGTTGGAGCGTTCTCAG GTTTAACAGCTAGCACTATTAGTTATCCATTGGAGGTGGCAAGAAAGCGGCTTATGGTGGGTGCTTTACAAGGTAAATGTCCACCTCACATGGTCGCAGCACTTTCGGAAGTTGTTAGGGAGGAGGGTTTGTTAGGCCTTTATAGAGGCTGGGGTGCGAGTTGCCTAAAGGTAATGCCATCGTCAGGCATTACTTGGATGTTCTATGAAGCTTGGAAAGATATATTGCTTGCTGATAGACGTCATTCGTGA